The genomic segment TGAAGCGGCCTTCCGCCGAGACGGTCGCGGTGAAGCCCTGGCCTTCCGGTGCCGGGTCAGAACCGACCGAACCCGCGGCGAACTGCACGTTCTGTCCACGCACCGCGGCCATGACCTCGGTCGCCGACATGCCGTAGCCCTGCAACTGGTCCGGGTTGAGCCAGATGTTCATGGCGTACTCGGAACCGAACTGCTGCGTGCTGCCGACGCCGGGCACGCGCGCGATCTGCTCGAGCACGCGCGAACCGATGAGATCGTTGAGCTGGTTGCGGGTGACCGTCGTGTCTTCCGAGCGCAGACCCACGACCATCAGAAAGCCGGCGTTGGCCTTGGCCACGACGACGCCCTGCTGCACCACTTCACTGGGCAGACGCGGCGTGGCCAGCGAGACCTTGTTCTGGACCTGCACCTGCGCGATGTCCGCGTCGGTACCGGTTTCGAAGGTCAACGTGACGCTGGCGCGGCCGGAAGAACTGGACGTCGAACTGAAGTACAGCAGGTTGTCGATACCGGTGAGCTGCTGCTCGATGACCTGTGTGACCGCGCGTTCGGTGGTGTCGGCGCTGGCGCCGGGATAGGTCGCCGAGACGGTGACCTGCGGGGGTGCGACGCTCGGGTACGACTCCACGCCCATGTTCAGCAGCGAGATCACGCCCGCGAGCGAGATCAGAATGGATACGACCCAGGCGAAGACCGGGTGGTTGATGAAAAACTTGGGCATGGCGGATCAGTCCTGCGTGTCGTTCGCAGCGGGCGCCTGGCCGGCGGCTTCCTGCGTCGGTGCCGCTGCCGCGTCGCCGGGCGTCGCGGGTGCAGCGGCCTCGCCTGCGGGCTGCGCCGCGGGCGCTGCGCCTGGAGCAGCCTGCGCCTGGGCCTGCTCGGGCGTCCACGGCTTGGGCGAGACCACCGCGTCGGGACGCGCCTTCGGCACGCCGCTGACGATCACGCGGTCGCCGGCCACCAGGCCGTCGGTGATCACCCACTGGCCACCCTGCGCGCGATCGGTGCGGACCGACTTGCGGACGACCTTGTCGCCTTCGCCTGCCACCAGCACGTAGGCGGTGTTGGCGTCGCGCAGCACCGCGGCCTGCGGCACCAGGAACACGCCGCTCTGCTGGCCCATGTTCGCGCGCAGCGTCACGTAGACGCCGGGCAGCAGACGACGATCGGGATTGGGCAGCGTCGCGCGCAGCTGGATCGCGCCCGAGGCCGGGTCGACCACGTCGCCGGAGAAGTCCAGCGTCGCCCGCTGGTCGTGCACCGTGCCGTCGCCGAGGACGATCTCGACCTGACCACCACCGGCGTCGCGGTCGAGCGGCAGTGCGCGGATGCGGGCGAACTCGCCGGCGCTCATCGAGAAGTTGATGTACAGCGGATCGATCTGGTCGACGGTGGTCAGCAGCGTGGAATCACCCTGCCCGACCAGCGCGCCTTCGGTCACCTGCTGCTTGCCGGCGCGGCCGGAGATCGGCGCGCGCACGGTGGCGTAGCCGAGATTGATCTGCGCGGTCTGGGTCGACGCGCGCGCGGCCTGCAGCGCGGCCTCCGCACTGCGCTCGGCAGCGAGCGCGTTGTCGAGATCCGACTTGGAGATAAAGTTGGTCGGCGCCAGCTGGCGCGCGCGATCCGCGGCGCTCTTG from the Luteimonas fraxinea genome contains:
- a CDS encoding efflux RND transporter periplasmic adaptor subunit — encoded protein: MRRLLSIAVLAAALSACGQQEEQAAPPPPEVGVLTVQPTSIALEQELVGRLAPFRSADVRARVPGVLESRVYQEGSDVSEGDVLFRIDPAQLQAALGTAQGSQAQAQANAINAKSAADRARQLAPTNFISKSDLDNALAAERSAEAALQAARASTQTAQINLGYATVRAPISGRAGKQQVTEGALVGQGDSTLLTTVDQIDPLYINFSMSAGEFARIRALPLDRDAGGGQVEIVLGDGTVHDQRATLDFSGDVVDPASGAIQLRATLPNPDRRLLPGVYVTLRANMGQQSGVFLVPQAAVLRDANTAYVLVAGEGDKVVRKSVRTDRAQGGQWVITDGLVAGDRVIVSGVPKARPDAVVSPKPWTPEQAQAQAAPGAAPAAQPAGEAAAPATPGDAAAAPTQEAAGQAPAANDTQD